The genomic DNA GTAGGAGGTCGGGATCGGCGGGAATGTAAAGAATGTAAAACTTGGTGATGCTTTGGGAGAAGGCAGGTACACTAGCGGCGTAGGCATCTCCAAATGGATCAATCTTTGTATTGATTCGTTGAAAAGTCCCCATTTTGGTGGATATCTTGCTACATTTTTAGTCAAGCAACGCTATATGTATTGTTGACCCTGTAGACGTTCTCCTAGACTCATGGCTCAGGACACTCGCATGAACTCGGCAGCCTCGCCCTCGCCCCCCCCATCCCTTCAGCCACGGACATCCCGTTCGCCTGTTTCCACATCAGCACTCCGGTCTGGCACTTTCTCTGCCGATCAGTATGCCGATCGTCTGATGGATGAGCTATTTGAGGACGTTGATCGCATCCTAGAAGGGGTCGTGCCTGCCGAGCTTGCTGAACCTTTGGACACTCCTGGTTCAGCATTAGCAGTACAAACAGAAGCTGAAGCTACGGCCACGCTTACCATGCCGCTGCAAGCTGAGATGGATGAGGTGTCCAGTTTGGCGATCGCCCCTGACACCCATATCAGTACAGCAAATGAACCCGATACGCTACCGTTCCCTGGCGTTTCCCCTGAATTTATAGACCAGGACGAGCCTCAGCAACCTCTGAGTCTGTTCGATCGGCTCTTGCTCCTGGCTGCCGGAATTTCGGTGATTGCCACGATTGTCCTAGGGTTCATGCTAGAACGGGCTTGGCGACAGGCGCAAAATCCTCCTGTGCCAGCGATTAGCGCCGCTCAACTTGCGGAACAAAACCGTCAAAAAGCCTTTTTAGACTATATGCAGGAATCGTTAGAGGCCATCGATCGGCGTGCTGATCAAGTCCAGGTGGCTGGCGTTCCCCCTCAGTCCCAGATGCCGACCCTATCTATTCCTGGCAGTCCAACTAATTCCCCAACGGTGCTAGAGCGGGTGTACATCCCTGTATACCAAACGCCACCGATTGTGCCAGGTTCTCAATCAGCACCGTCTCTCTCAGCAGGTGCGCCCCCGGCTAGCGCTGTCCCCGCACCCAGCGTACCAACCGCTGCAGCCCCCGCTGCAGCCTATACTCTAGTTGGTGTCCTCGATCTGGGCGATCGCTCCGCCGCGCTGGTGAATATCAATGGCACGACCCAGCGATTTCAAGTGGGTGAAACGATTGGGGCAAGCGGTTGGACGCTCGTTTCCATTGAAGATCGAGAGGCTGTGATTCGGCGCAACGGTGAAGTGCGATCGCTCTTTGTGGGGCAAGTGTTCTGATGGTCTAAACGCGACGGACTGAGGGGCGATCGCTAGTTTCAGCCATAGCTGAAAGGCTGAAATCCCTGACGTGGCAACGTATTTCTAACTCATAACTGAGAACTCAACCCTCAAAATTGGGATCAGCAATTAACAAAGAGCAGTCGCTTTTCTACCCGACCAGGTTGCCTGTGGCGAATCCTCACCAGGCCACGAAACTTTTAGCAATTAAATTCGTCAACATTTACGCCTAACGCGATCGCTGTCAGACGGGATGGCGATGGAGTGCTGTTCTATGAATGCCCCCTTTCCAAGCAGTTTTAACTCAACGCATTCTTTACTTAAAAATGGCTGTAAAACCTCAATACACCACAATTCCGCCAATTATCATCTTTGGTGACAGTCTTTCGGATACGGGACGCCTCCGCCGCGCAACCCTTGGATTTGCACCGCCCGCCAAAGCCTACCCCACGGGACGCCTCTCCAACGGAGCCGTCGCTGTTGAATACCTTGCGGAGTCTCTAGGACTCCCCTTTAAGCAATCCCATAACTATGCGATCGCTGGAGCCAATTCTGACCGAAGTAACGTCAATGACAAGGCTCTGATTACCTTTGATGGGTTTCTCGACCAGATTGATGCGTTTAAAGACGATGTAGCAAAAACGGGGGCAAATCCCAACGGCATCTATGTGATTTGGATTGGAGCCAACGATCTCTTCAACGGCACGGATCAGCCAGCCAAAACTGTCAAAACCGTTCTCCAAAATCTAGAAGCCGGAGTTAGAGACTTAGCAGACGCGGGCGCGCGCTACATTACCCTGGCCACCTCGCCAAACCTAGGACAGACGCCTTTTGCCCAGCAGTCCGACACGCCCGTAGAGGTCATGATTGATTTGGTTAATCGGTTTAACAGCGGTTTAACAGCGGCGATCGCCACGTGGCAAGCAACGCTACGCAAAACAGATCTGATCCTGGCTGATGTGTTTCCGCTCGGAGAGGCGATCGCGGTGAATCCGAAAGCCTACGGCTTTACAAGTACAGAAATCGCGTACCTCACTAAAGACTTAGAACCGGACGATCCCAACGCCAACCCCGACGAATTTGTGTTTTGGGATCAGGTTCATCCCACGACTCGTACCCACAGTCTGTACGCAGAGGTCTTCGAAACGGCGATTACAGAAGGGATTACGGATGATATTGCCCGCAAAGGTACCACAACGGGCGATCGTCTCGTGGGATATGGCGGGGACGATCATCTCAAAGGAGGGGGTGGTGATGATGAACTCTTGGGTAACGCAGGCAACGACACGTTGCTGGGTGGACAAGACGAGGACTGGTTAGACGGCGGTGCAGGCAACGACAACCTCCGGGGCGGGCAAGGCTCTGATACCTTTGTGATTTACTCCGACATGGGTAAGGACAAAATCCTAGATTTCACGAGGGATGAAGACCACCTCATCACTGACCGTGGTTTGACCCTATCAGACTTAACACTCAACCCCGTTCGCAGCGGCACCAGAATTCAATCCCCGGATGGAACCCCATTAGCTGTTCTTCGGGGTGTTAGCCTGACGGCGATCGCAGAGTTTGATGGGCTTAGCGTAGTTTGAGGTCTAGTGCATTTGCGGTGGATGTGAATCCTTGCGTGGCTCTAAGGGTTCATGCTCTCCCCTCAAGCATTCATTCAGGAAGGTGATCATCATCGTCCAACATTCAGGCTAAAGCTTGTCAAAAAAAGCAGAGCAATCTTTTCTCAAGACCGCTCTACTCTTGCATACCTTCTAAGACAAGTATCTTAGCTATCCTATGGTATCAGCGAAACATGCTACTTACGGAACTATCCTCATGGATGCGCCACACGGCTTCCCCAATTAAGTTGGCAACCGATAGCACTGTTAGCTGCTTAAAGTGATTTTCAGGCGCGACGGGAATCGTATTGGTGACTACAACTTCCTCAAACAGCCCGGACGACAAGCGCTCAACCGCAGGCGGCGAGAAAACAGCATGGGTCGCACACGCATACACCGCTTTCGCCCCTTCACGACGCAGCAGCCTTGCCCCTTCAGTAATGGTTCCAGCCGTATCAATCATGTCATCGACCATGATGGCGGTCTTGCCAGCAACCTCACCGATGACGTTCATGACTTCAGCCACATTATGAGCCTGACGTCGCTTGTCAATGATCGCCAACGGTGCATCGTTCAGCTTTTTCGCAAAAGACCGGGCTCGCGCTACTCCGCCCACATCCGGCGAAACGACCACAACGTCCGATAAATTCTTAGTTGCCAAATAGTCATGGATGACGGGCGAACCGTAGACATGGTCAAAGGGAATATCGAAGTAGCCTTGAATCTGAGCCGAGTGTAGATCCATGGCCAGGACTCGATTTGCGCCAGCCTGGGTAATCAGGTTTGCAACCAACTTAGCGGTAATGGATTCGCGACCTGCTGTCTTTCGATCGGCTCGTGCGTATCCGTAATAAGGAATGACCGCCGTAATTTGACGGGCAGAAGCCCGACGACAGGCATCCACCATAATCAAAAGTTCCATCAAGTGGTCATTGACAGGATGGCACGTTGGCTGCATGAGATAAACGTCACATCCGCGAATCGATTCTTGGATCTGGATATACAGCTCACCATCTGCAAATCGCTTGCGTACCATTGGACCTAAGTCCATACCTAGGTAGCGTGCCACCTCTTTCGAGAGTTGGGCATTTGCGGATCCAGAGAATAACCGAAGGCGGCTATTGTCTGGCATGGAATGGCTGATAGATGGCTGGAGAGTTAGCGTTGCAGAGTGGATCACGACCATGCCCTCGAAGCTCAAGTCATCGCAATACTAGCATCTTCAATCGGTGAATGATTTCCCAGAAAACACTACTTCAGCATTACAAAAGTTCAACCACGCCCTAAGCGAATCAAACCCAATAAACGTGCGATCAAAAATGGCAGTACGCTCAATGAACAAAAGCCTTGGCCGCATCTTGATCGGTAGTGGCGGTAATCAACTCCCTCTATCTAATACCAGAGTTTAAAAGACGCATCCTAAAAACAAGCAATGTTAAAAGCTTTGTGACAAACCTGGACGTAAGATTTCAATTCATGTGGTCGAAGCTCAACCATACGCCAAGTATCAAAATTTATTTACAAGACTTAACATAGCAAAAATCTTGAAAAATGTGGACTATTTTCTAGGCGTTTATCTAACCTTCTAGTAGCGGTTGAAGATTAGACACATGGACTGGAACACCAGAAAATAGCCCAAGCCGTTAATCTGAATTACAGGTCGCCACCACGGAATGCCAAAACAAAAATGACAATTGGTCCGGAGAGCATGATCAGAGCAACCAGAGTTAGCTGGATGATGGCTTCCCAGTTGATACCACTACCAAGACTTGCAAGTGCGTCCATTATTCCTCCCAGAAAACTACGTGATGAACCTACAGAACCGTATGATCTTTTGGTCAAGATCGAATGACAAGCAGTTTCGCCCCACAGCGAGGGTGCTCAACATTAAATACTAGCCGCAAGGGGAAGGCTTTTTAAGTAAATTTACAAAAATCAAACTAACTCAATATTAATAGAGGTTTTGTTTGGTGCATTTGAACTAGTTTCTCTTGAAAATTGATTATGACCGGACTATAGTCTATGGCTACATGGCATTGTGTTAAAAATTGTGGGGCGTGTTGTCATCTGGATCCGACTGAGCGCCCTGATCTAGAGGATTACCTCACGCCAGCGGAGCTTGAGTTGTACCTCAGCCTGGTTGGTGCAGACGGATGGTGCGTCAACTTCGATCACGAGACGCGAGAATGCAAAATTTATGCCGATCGCCCGCGCTTTTGCCGGGTTGAAGCCGAGGTGTTCTACGACCTGTTTGGGGTAGAGGCGGAGGAGTTGAACGATTTTGCGATTGAGTGCTGTCGGCAGCAAATTGAGGCCGTATATGGCGATCGCAGTCTGGAAATGATTCGGTTCGATCAAGAAATTGGCATTGGCTAGGTTTGGAAGCTTGCGGTTTGGCGGCGTACTCGCGATAATGAAACAAATATGAAAAATGGGCGATCGCCCCTACTTAACTTCATTCGAGAACGTTATGACTGCTGCAATTGATGAGCGTTCGTCCGTCCGCACCGAAGGAGCGTGCCATGACTCTGTTAGCGCCCCAGACCATCATTCCGCCAAACCATCGTTGACCATCGGCCAAGAGTTCAAGATTTTCGTTTCAACGTTTCTCACAATTCTGGTGGCTGAACTGGGTGATAAAACCCAGCTCACCACCCTTTTGATCAGTGCTGAATCCCAGTCGCCGTGGATTGTGTTTTTAGGTGCAGGTTCAGCCTTGGTGGCAACGAGCTTGGTGGGGGTCATGCTAGGACGATGGTTGGCTACTCGCGTTTCGCCGCGAGTCTTAGAAACTGCTGTGGGTGGGTTGCTCCTATTTATCTCGGCGCTGCTGCTGTGGGATGTAGTTCACATGTAGATTCAGAGTTTTGCGAGACAGAGGAGACCCTCTTTTAGGATGCACACGAGGATAGGCAAAATAGATGGGAATCGATTGGAATTTACTGGGACTCAGCTTTATCACGGTCTTTCTATCAGAGTTGGGTGATAAAAGTCAGCTTGCGGCGATCGCCCTTGGGGGGCAAACCCGCTCTGTGCGGGCTGTGTTTCTGGGAACGGCAGCAGCTCTATTGGTCACTAGCTTTCTGGGCGTCATGCTAGGGGGTGGCCTGTCCCATCTCTTGCCGATGCGGCTTGTAAAGGCGATCGCCGCCATCACCTTTGCAACGATGGCCGTGCGGATGCTTTGGGTTCCTGAAATCGCCTCAGATGAAGATTAATGCCTAGGTTGTGCGTTCTCCAAACTTTAGGCTCTAGGGATTAGCCTTACCCCCAGTAGCGCAGCATCCAAGAACATGGGCGAGCAGGTGATGGGCGAATTTATGTCCGCTGAGCATCCCACTACGGGAACCGCTACTCTGACCGTGGACGGTGATACTCGGTACATTGAGTTTTCCGATGATTTTCAAACCGATCCCGGCCCCGATCTCTTTGTCGTTCTACATGTATCGCCGGATGTGATTGGGACAACATCCGCGCCCTCCCATTCCTTTGCAGAGGGGGACTATGTTCTGTTGGAACCCTTGCAGGCCGTTAGTGGGGCGCAACGCTATGCTATTCCGGCTGAGGTCGATCTGAGTCAATATGGATCGGTGGCGATTTGGTGTCGCCAGTTTAATGCCACCTTTGGTGCGGCATCGTTGCGGTAGGCATGTACCTCCGGCGGGTCTGAAGGAGGGGAGACACGTGCTGTAATGCAAGGTTATGACGTCTTTGATGCTACGGCCTGTGACACTCCTTCAAATCCTGTGCCAGAAACGCATTCATCCCCTAGGATGAATATGGTCAGACCCGCAGTGTAGGGATGCATGAATGGTGAATGGTGCTGAACAAACCCCAGTATCCCAATGGAGTTATTGTATTAATCCGCACTGTCAGCAGCGCCTCAATTCACGATCCCAGGAGGTCTGTCAGTCCTGTGGAACGCCGCTTCTGATAGCGGGACGGTATCGCTTACTAGAACCGTTGCGCCAATTACACTCCGGCTATGTTACTGAAATCTTTGCTGTAGACGACGAGAAAGATCACACCCCTAAAGTTTTGAAGGTGTTGACTCGCCAGCATAAGAAGCTGATCGAGTTGTTCAAGCGGGAGGCGGATGTCCTGCAGCGCTTAGACAGTCCCGGTATTCCCAAAGTCGATGAGATTGGGTGTTTTACGGTGACGGTGCGCGATCGCCCGCATCCGCTATATTGCTTAGTGATGGAGCGCATTGAGGGGGAAGACCTCCAGCAATGGCTCAATGAAAATGGGCCGATTAGCCAGACGTTAGCGCTGGTGTGGCTCCAGCAATTGGCTGAAATTCTAGAACAGATTCATCGCAATA from Synechococcales cyanobacterium T60_A2020_003 includes the following:
- a CDS encoding ribose-phosphate pyrophosphokinase, which translates into the protein MVVIHSATLTLQPSISHSMPDNSRLRLFSGSANAQLSKEVARYLGMDLGPMVRKRFADGELYIQIQESIRGCDVYLMQPTCHPVNDHLMELLIMVDACRRASARQITAVIPYYGYARADRKTAGRESITAKLVANLITQAGANRVLAMDLHSAQIQGYFDIPFDHVYGSPVIHDYLATKNLSDVVVVSPDVGGVARARSFAKKLNDAPLAIIDKRRQAHNVAEVMNVIGEVAGKTAIMVDDMIDTAGTITEGARLLRREGAKAVYACATHAVFSPPAVERLSSGLFEEVVVTNTIPVAPENHFKQLTVLSVANLIGEAVWRIHEDSSVSSMFR
- a CDS encoding photosystem II reaction center protein Ycf12; this translates as MDALASLGSGINWEAIIQLTLVALIMLSGPIVIFVLAFRGGDL
- a CDS encoding YkgJ family cysteine cluster protein, translated to MATWHCVKNCGACCHLDPTERPDLEDYLTPAELELYLSLVGADGWCVNFDHETRECKIYADRPRFCRVEAEVFYDLFGVEAEELNDFAIECCRQQIEAVYGDRSLEMIRFDQEIGIG
- a CDS encoding TMEM165/GDT1 family protein, translated to MGDRPYLTSFENVMTAAIDERSSVRTEGACHDSVSAPDHHSAKPSLTIGQEFKIFVSTFLTILVAELGDKTQLTTLLISAESQSPWIVFLGAGSALVATSLVGVMLGRWLATRVSPRVLETAVGGLLLFISALLLWDVVHM
- a CDS encoding TMEM165/GDT1 family protein; the encoded protein is MDWNLLGLSFITVFLSELGDKSQLAAIALGGQTRSVRAVFLGTAAALLVTSFLGVMLGGGLSHLLPMRLVKAIAAITFATMAVRMLWVPEIASDED
- a CDS encoding DM13 domain-containing protein; this translates as MGEQVMGEFMSAEHPTTGTATLTVDGDTRYIEFSDDFQTDPGPDLFVVLHVSPDVIGTTSAPSHSFAEGDYVLLEPLQAVSGAQRYAIPAEVDLSQYGSVAIWCRQFNATFGAASLR